One Mesorhizobium sp. J428 DNA segment encodes these proteins:
- the gatA gene encoding Asp-tRNA(Asn)/Glu-tRNA(Gln) amidotransferase subunit GatA: MTDLTRLTIAEARTRLKAKEFSAREITEAYLSAIDAANERFNAYVAVTHDQAREMAAASDAKLAKGEGGALEGIPLGIKDLFATKGVHTQAASHILDGFKPEYESTVTANLWADGAVMLGKLNMDEFAMGSSNETSYYGPVVNPWRRGANGVGQADNKLLVPGGSSGGSAAAVAAWLCAGATATDTGGSIRQPAAFTGTVGIKPTYGRVSRWGTVAFASSLDQAGPIARDVRDAAILLKSMASVDAKDTTSVDLAVPDYEAALGQSMKGMKIGIPREYRVDGMPDEIEKLWREGIEYLRAAGAEIVDISLPHTKYALPAYYIVAPAEASSNLARYDGVRYGLRVPGKDIIDMDEKTRAEGFGREVKRRIMIGTYVLSAGYYDAYYVQAQKVRTLIKRDFENAYRDGIDAILTPATPSAAFGIADEDMASDPVKMYLNDIFTVTVNMAGLPGIAVPAGVDANGLPLGLQLIGRPFDEETLFRAAHVIEQAAGRFEPQKWW; this comes from the coding sequence ATGACCGACCTGACCAGACTGACGATCGCGGAAGCGCGGACCCGCCTCAAGGCGAAGGAGTTTTCCGCGCGCGAGATCACCGAAGCCTACCTGTCCGCCATCGACGCGGCCAATGAGCGCTTCAACGCCTATGTTGCGGTGACGCACGACCAGGCCCGCGAGATGGCGGCGGCGTCGGACGCGAAGCTGGCGAAGGGGGAGGGCGGTGCGCTCGAAGGCATTCCGCTCGGCATCAAGGACCTGTTCGCGACCAAGGGCGTGCACACCCAGGCCGCCAGCCACATCCTCGACGGCTTCAAGCCGGAATACGAATCGACCGTGACGGCGAACCTGTGGGCCGACGGCGCGGTCATGCTCGGTAAGCTCAACATGGACGAGTTCGCCATGGGCTCGTCGAACGAGACGTCGTACTACGGCCCGGTCGTGAACCCCTGGCGGCGCGGCGCGAACGGCGTCGGCCAGGCCGACAACAAGCTCTTGGTGCCCGGCGGCTCGTCGGGCGGTTCGGCCGCAGCGGTCGCTGCCTGGCTCTGCGCGGGCGCTACCGCCACCGACACCGGCGGTTCGATCCGCCAGCCGGCCGCCTTCACCGGAACGGTCGGCATCAAGCCGACCTACGGCCGCGTGTCGCGTTGGGGGACGGTGGCCTTCGCTTCGTCACTCGACCAGGCCGGCCCGATCGCCCGCGACGTGCGCGATGCCGCGATCCTTTTGAAGTCGATGGCCTCGGTCGATGCGAAGGACACGACCTCGGTCGACCTCGCGGTGCCGGACTACGAGGCCGCACTCGGCCAGTCGATGAAGGGCATGAAGATCGGCATCCCGCGCGAATACCGCGTCGACGGCATGCCAGACGAGATCGAGAAGCTGTGGAGAGAGGGCATCGAGTATCTGCGGGCCGCGGGCGCCGAGATCGTCGACATCTCGCTGCCGCACACGAAATACGCCCTGCCGGCCTACTACATCGTGGCGCCGGCCGAAGCCTCGTCCAACCTCGCGCGCTATGACGGAGTCCGCTACGGCCTGCGCGTGCCGGGCAAGGACATCATCGACATGGACGAGAAGACCCGCGCCGAAGGCTTCGGCCGCGAGGTCAAGCGCCGCATCATGATCGGCACCTATGTGCTGTCGGCCGGCTATTACGACGCCTATTACGTCCAGGCGCAGAAGGTGCGCACGCTGATCAAGCGCGACTTCGAGAACGCCTATCGCGACGGCATCGACGCGATCCTGACGCCAGCGACGCCGTCGGCCGCCTTCGGCATCGCCGACGAGGACATGGCCTCGGACCCGGTGAAGATGTACCTCAACGACATCTTCACCGTGACGGTGAACATGGCAGGGCTGCCGGGCATCGCCGTGCCGGCCGGCGTCGACGCGAACGGCCTGCCGCTTGGCCTGCAGCTCATCGGCCGGCCGTTCGACGAGGAAACCCTGTTCCGCGCCGCCCATGTCATCGAGCAGGCGGCCGGCCGCTTCGAACCGCAGAAGTGGTGGTGA
- a CDS encoding YdcF family protein → MFFVLSKLFWFLIQPVNLAIILLIAGLLLAMLRWHRTAYGLFGIAALGLALCVWTSFGALLVTPLEDRFPRPPLPEKVAGIVVLGGGFEGGINLVRGGYELNSGGDRYVEAAALARRYPEATIVISGGTGALLLEGEDDASTAVRLFEALGIPRERLVLEGKSRNTYENAVFTKELVTPAPGETWLLVTSAFHMPRSMALFRQAGFPVTPWPVDYRTTGREGIGFFVDNPVDSLQTATLGIREWIGLIAYWLTGRIDQPFPSP, encoded by the coding sequence ATGTTCTTCGTCCTCTCGAAACTGTTCTGGTTCCTGATCCAGCCGGTCAACCTGGCGATCATCCTGTTGATCGCCGGACTGCTGCTGGCGATGCTGCGCTGGCATCGCACCGCCTATGGCCTGTTCGGCATAGCCGCCCTCGGCCTCGCCCTGTGCGTCTGGACCTCGTTCGGCGCGCTTCTCGTAACCCCGCTGGAGGACCGGTTTCCGCGTCCGCCGCTGCCTGAGAAGGTGGCGGGCATCGTCGTCCTCGGCGGGGGATTCGAGGGCGGCATCAACCTGGTGCGAGGCGGCTACGAGCTGAATTCGGGCGGTGACCGCTATGTCGAGGCGGCCGCGCTCGCCCGACGCTATCCGGAGGCGACGATCGTCATTTCCGGTGGCACGGGTGCGCTGCTGCTTGAAGGCGAGGACGATGCCTCGACCGCCGTGCGGCTGTTCGAGGCGCTGGGCATTCCGCGGGAACGGCTGGTCCTGGAAGGGAAGTCCCGCAATACCTACGAGAATGCGGTATTCACGAAGGAACTGGTGACGCCGGCGCCGGGCGAGACCTGGCTGCTGGTGACGTCGGCCTTCCACATGCCGCGCTCGATGGCGCTTTTCCGCCAGGCGGGTTTCCCGGTGACGCCATGGCCGGTCGACTATCGCACGACCGGCCGCGAGGGCATCGGCTTCTTCGTCGACAATCCGGTCGATTCGCTCCAGACCGCCACGCTTGGCATCCGCGAATGGATCGGACTGATCGCCTACTGGCTGACCGGGCGGATCGACCAGCCCTTTCCCTCGCCCTAA
- a CDS encoding DUF599 domain-containing protein, with amino-acid sequence MALESFHLKFADAAALVFFVAVWVLFAFAASGRLSRRTTLTQAMNRQREEWMRTMARRELRMIDTGIMAGLQQGTAFFASTSIFAIGGCVALLGASEEVLTVLRDLPFGAETSRQEFELKVLGLLVILSYSFFKFGWAYRLFNYCSILVGAVPVLKDENRDGHDTAKAIARAARMNVLAGGHFNSGLRGIFFSIGYLGWFIGPAVFAATTIFVFIVLLRRQFFSAARAAVTD; translated from the coding sequence ATGGCGCTCGAATCGTTCCACCTCAAATTCGCCGACGCCGCCGCGCTCGTCTTTTTCGTCGCGGTATGGGTCCTGTTCGCCTTCGCCGCCTCCGGCCGGCTTTCACGGCGCACCACTCTCACCCAGGCGATGAACCGGCAGCGCGAGGAGTGGATGCGCACCATGGCGCGGCGCGAGCTGCGCATGATCGACACCGGCATCATGGCGGGCCTGCAGCAGGGCACCGCCTTCTTCGCCTCCACCTCGATCTTCGCCATCGGCGGCTGCGTGGCGCTGCTCGGCGCGTCGGAAGAGGTGCTGACCGTGCTGCGCGACCTACCCTTCGGCGCCGAGACGTCGCGCCAGGAGTTCGAGCTCAAGGTGCTCGGCCTGCTGGTGATCCTCTCCTACTCCTTCTTCAAGTTCGGCTGGGCCTACCGGCTGTTCAACTACTGTTCGATCCTCGTCGGCGCGGTTCCGGTGCTGAAAGACGAGAACCGCGACGGGCATGACACGGCCAAGGCGATCGCCCGGGCAGCGCGGATGAACGTTCTGGCGGGCGGGCATTTCAATTCGGGCCTGCGCGGCATCTTCTTCTCGATCGGCTATCTCGGCTGGTTCATCGGGCCGGCTGTGTTCGCCGCCACCACGATCTTCGTCTTCATCGTGCTCCTGCGCAGGCAGTTCTTCTCCGCCGCGCGCGCAGCCGTGACGGATTGA
- a CDS encoding L-serine ammonia-lyase, translating into MFLSVFDLFKIGIGPSSSHTMGPMTAAVRFLDEILNGDWPRPHDVAVFRLAASLHGSLAYTGIGHGTDRAVVLGLTGLTPMTVDPDRVDEIIAGVAAAKAVSPPGHPAYRFDPAADLVMDRKTPLSGHANGMTFSALDADGRVLLRRIYYSIGGGFVVSDEELQRLKARGPEAAANDVPYPFSHAAEMLDMAATSGLSIAEMKRANEETRLSREELDQGLDNVWAAMRGAIERGLTQEGIMPGGLKVKRRARQLHDKLQEEWRQNRPNPLLANDWLSVYAMAVNEENAAGGRIVTAPTNGAAGVIPAVMRYWLHFHPEADQAGIRDFLLTAAAVGGIIKHNASISGAEVGCQGEVGSASAMAAAGLAAVMGGTPMQVENAAEIALEHHLGMTCDPVGGLVQVPCIERNALGAVKAVTAASLALKGDGTHFVPLDAAIETMRQTGLDMNEKYKETSLGGLAVNVVEC; encoded by the coding sequence ATGTTCCTTTCGGTTTTCGACCTGTTCAAGATCGGCATCGGGCCGTCGAGCTCCCATACGATGGGGCCGATGACGGCCGCCGTGCGCTTTCTCGACGAGATCCTCAACGGCGACTGGCCGCGGCCGCACGATGTCGCCGTTTTCCGGCTCGCCGCGAGCCTGCACGGATCGCTTGCCTATACCGGCATCGGCCACGGCACCGACCGCGCGGTGGTGCTCGGCCTGACCGGCCTCACGCCGATGACCGTCGATCCCGACAGGGTGGACGAGATCATCGCCGGGGTCGCGGCGGCGAAGGCGGTCAGTCCGCCCGGCCACCCGGCCTATCGCTTCGATCCGGCCGCCGACCTGGTGATGGACCGCAAGACGCCGCTTTCCGGCCACGCCAACGGCATGACCTTTTCCGCGCTCGACGCGGACGGTCGCGTGCTGCTCAGGCGCATCTACTATTCGATCGGCGGCGGCTTCGTCGTGTCCGACGAGGAACTGCAGCGGCTGAAGGCGAGGGGGCCTGAAGCCGCGGCGAACGATGTGCCCTATCCCTTCTCGCACGCGGCCGAGATGCTCGACATGGCGGCGACGAGCGGGCTGTCCATCGCCGAGATGAAGCGCGCCAACGAGGAGACTCGGCTGTCGCGCGAGGAGCTGGATCAAGGCCTCGATAACGTCTGGGCGGCGATGCGCGGCGCGATCGAGCGCGGCCTGACCCAGGAGGGCATCATGCCCGGCGGGCTGAAGGTGAAGCGCCGCGCCCGCCAGCTGCACGACAAGCTGCAGGAGGAATGGCGGCAGAACCGCCCGAACCCGCTGCTCGCCAACGACTGGCTGTCGGTCTACGCGATGGCCGTGAACGAGGAGAACGCCGCCGGCGGGCGCATCGTCACCGCGCCGACCAATGGCGCGGCCGGCGTCATCCCGGCGGTGATGCGCTACTGGCTGCATTTCCACCCCGAGGCCGATCAGGCCGGCATCCGCGACTTCCTGCTCACCGCGGCCGCCGTGGGCGGCATCATCAAGCACAACGCCTCGATCTCCGGCGCGGAGGTCGGCTGCCAGGGGGAGGTGGGATCGGCCTCGGCCATGGCCGCCGCCGGCCTCGCCGCCGTCATGGGCGGCACGCCGATGCAGGTGGAGAACGCCGCCGAGATCGCGCTGGAGCACCATCTCGGCATGACCTGCGATCCCGTCGGCGGCCTCGTGCAGGTGCCGTGCATCGAGCGCAACGCGCTGGGCGCGGTGAAGGCCGTCACCGCCGCTTCGCTGGCGCTCAAGGGCGACGGCACGCATTTCGTGCCGCTCGACGCCGCCATCGAGACGATGCGCCAGACCGGCCTCGACATGAACGAGAAATACAAGGAGACCAGCCTCGGCGGGCTGGCGGTCAACGTGGTGGAGTGTTGA
- a CDS encoding type II toxin-antitoxin system HicA family toxin, which yields MKRRYRATLEAIFARPTSGTIRWSDIEALFVSLGAEVSEREGSRVGVFLFGEVRVFHRPHPSPETDKGAVTSIRKWLEANEIVP from the coding sequence ATGAAGCGGCGCTACCGCGCGACACTTGAGGCGATCTTCGCCAGACCAACGAGCGGAACGATCCGCTGGTCGGATATCGAGGCTCTTTTCGTATCGCTCGGTGCCGAGGTTTCGGAGCGCGAAGGATCCCGCGTCGGCGTCTTTCTGTTCGGCGAGGTAAGGGTGTTTCATCGTCCGCACCCGTCGCCGGAGACGGATAAGGGCGCGGTAACCTCCATCCGGAAATGGCTCGAGGCCAACGAGATAGTGCCATGA
- a CDS encoding type II toxin-antitoxin system HicB family antitoxin, with translation MKNVIDIEGHKAVVAFDPDIRLFRGEFLGLAGGADFYADTVDALYDEGRTSLRVFLDMCREKGIEPRRSYSGRFNVRLAPETHAAAAIAAAANDLSLNEWVAEAIETAAKQG, from the coding sequence ATGAAGAACGTGATCGATATCGAGGGCCACAAGGCGGTCGTGGCGTTCGATCCCGACATCCGCCTGTTCCGGGGCGAATTCCTCGGGCTCGCCGGCGGCGCGGATTTCTATGCCGACACGGTGGATGCGCTCTATGATGAAGGCCGCACGTCCTTGCGTGTCTTTCTGGACATGTGCCGTGAGAAGGGGATCGAACCGCGCCGCTCCTATTCGGGCCGCTTCAACGTCCGTCTCGCCCCCGAGACGCATGCCGCGGCTGCGATCGCCGCCGCTGCCAACGACCTCAGCCTAAACGAGTGGGTTGCAGAAGCGATCGAGACGGCGGCCAAGCAGGGATGA
- a CDS encoding division plane positioning ATPase MipZ produces MLLSSLVGSSVGSARRPAHVIVVGNEKGGSGKSTTAMHVAVALLKSGYTVATVDLDGRQLSLTRYVENRVRWSRNSGVPLQVPAHFHVPPARRESVTEAEGEEFRKLTDGLAEVESRHDFVVIDTPGSDTFLSRLAHRIADTLVTPMNDSFIDFDVLGRIDPVSYEILDVSQYATSVRDARRERRQADNAILDWVVVRNRMASITSRNEQRVASSLRNLSMKLGFRIADGISERVIFREFFPVGLTALDELDERTLGGRPTLSHLAARQEIRQLVAALRLPTDEMGRRRVEARQRYAQTIGQPIALPDIFVS; encoded by the coding sequence ATGTTGTTGTCGAGTTTGGTGGGCTCGTCCGTCGGGAGCGCGAGGCGTCCGGCGCACGTGATCGTCGTCGGCAACGAGAAGGGCGGTTCCGGCAAGTCCACGACCGCGATGCATGTCGCGGTGGCGTTGCTCAAATCAGGCTACACGGTCGCCACAGTCGACCTCGACGGACGCCAGCTTTCCCTCACGCGCTATGTCGAGAACCGTGTCCGCTGGTCGCGCAATTCGGGCGTGCCGCTGCAGGTCCCGGCGCATTTCCATGTGCCGCCGGCGCGGCGCGAGAGCGTGACCGAGGCGGAGGGCGAGGAGTTCCGCAAGCTGACCGACGGTCTCGCCGAGGTCGAGAGCCGGCACGATTTCGTCGTCATCGACACGCCGGGCTCCGACACCTTCCTCAGCCGGCTGGCGCACCGCATCGCCGACACGCTCGTGACGCCGATGAACGACAGTTTCATCGATTTCGACGTGCTGGGGCGGATCGATCCGGTCAGCTACGAGATCCTCGACGTCTCCCAATATGCCACCTCCGTGCGCGACGCCCGCCGCGAGCGGCGCCAGGCAGACAACGCGATCCTCGACTGGGTGGTGGTACGCAACCGCATGGCCAGCATCACCTCGCGCAACGAGCAGCGCGTGGCCTCCAGCCTGCGCAACCTGTCCATGAAGCTCGGCTTCCGCATCGCCGACGGCATTTCGGAGCGCGTGATCTTCCGCGAATTCTTCCCCGTCGGCCTCACCGCGCTGGACGAGCTGGACGAAAGGACGCTCGGCGGCCGACCGACGCTGTCGCACCTCGCGGCCCGCCAGGAGATCCGCCAGCTCGTCGCCGCGCTGCGCCTGCCGACGGACGAGATGGGACGCAGGCGGGTCGAGGCGCGGCAGCGCTATGCCCAGACGATCGGCCAGCCGATCGCGCTGCCCGACATCTTCGTCAGCTGA
- a CDS encoding molecular chaperone DnaJ, whose amino-acid sequence MIWLSAAAVALLAVLSARVFLTWDPARLAAVLRIAGPLLVAIAGMVLTALGRPVFGFPLVGLATMWALLVFARPRRTAFRRRRSTVRTAALEMVLDHSTGGLEGLVLAGTFEGRGLDELDLPSLLKLRGELSSDAESLRLLEAYFQSRFPARRIDADPHVGARQAGAPVAGAMTEKEAYQILGLEPGASAADIRQAHRRLVKRLGADLGNATFLAARIDEARDFLLSLHG is encoded by the coding sequence ATGATCTGGCTCTCTGCCGCAGCAGTCGCCCTGCTCGCTGTGCTTTCCGCGCGGGTCTTCCTGACCTGGGATCCGGCGCGGCTCGCGGCCGTGCTCAGGATCGCCGGCCCCTTGCTGGTGGCCATCGCAGGTATGGTGCTGACGGCGCTGGGACGGCCGGTGTTCGGCTTTCCGCTCGTCGGTCTCGCGACGATGTGGGCATTGCTGGTCTTTGCCCGACCGCGCCGGACGGCGTTCCGCAGGCGGCGCTCGACGGTCCGCACGGCGGCGCTGGAGATGGTGCTGGACCACTCCACCGGCGGGCTGGAAGGACTGGTGCTGGCCGGCACGTTCGAGGGCAGGGGGCTCGACGAGCTCGACCTGCCGTCATTGCTGAAGCTCCGCGGAGAACTGTCGTCCGACGCGGAAAGCCTGCGCCTACTTGAGGCGTATTTTCAGAGCCGATTCCCCGCCCGGCGCATAGACGCAGATCCGCACGTCGGTGCGCGGCAGGCTGGCGCGCCAGTTGCGGGCGCCATGACTGAGAAGGAAGCCTACCAGATCCTTGGTCTTGAACCGGGAGCCAGCGCGGCGGACATCCGCCAGGCGCATCGCCGCCTTGTGAAGCGACTGGGCGCCGATCTCGGCAACGCGACGTTCCTTGCGGCGCGGATCGACGAAGCCAGGGATTTCCTGCTCTCTCTGCACGGCTAG
- a CDS encoding D-alanyl-D-alanine carboxypeptidase family protein, translating to MSFASAGLFSSVRKSLRPVIGLFIATTVAIAGPTAAAEAQSKKAAVVIDASTGKTLYSSSADSPRYPASLTKMMTLYLTFEAMSAGRISKDTRVVFSKYASSRPPTKLGVRPGGSITVEQAILGLVTKSANDAATALGELLGGSESNFAKMMTAKARKLGMSSTTFRNASGLPDPGQKTTARDMAILGMSLREHYPKHYSYFSTRSFAFGKSRMANHNKLLGRVQGVDGIKTGYTRASGFNLVSSVKVGDRKIVAVVMGGASGRSRDAEMERLIAAYMPKASSRGSNPLIAARTIEPQAPIVASVASPLHAKNVPAPEARPEEAVETAYARPLARPADPIADAVAKAEAPTPKVEVDQVKTASVTPSAAPKSGWVIQVGSVGSEAEARALLNKTSDKAAQLLASAEPFTERFEKGGTTYIRARFGGFSNQATAAKTCAALKKRSISCYAVQQ from the coding sequence GTGAGTTTCGCGTCCGCCGGCCTGTTCTCCTCCGTCCGCAAGTCCCTCCGTCCCGTCATCGGCCTTTTCATCGCAACGACCGTCGCGATCGCCGGTCCGACCGCCGCCGCTGAGGCGCAGTCGAAGAAGGCCGCCGTCGTCATCGACGCCAGCACGGGCAAGACGCTCTATTCGTCGAGCGCCGATTCGCCGCGCTATCCGGCGTCTCTGACGAAGATGATGACGCTCTACCTCACCTTCGAGGCGATGTCGGCGGGCCGCATCTCCAAGGACACCCGGGTCGTGTTCTCCAAATATGCGTCCTCGCGCCCGCCGACGAAGCTCGGCGTCAGGCCCGGCGGCTCGATCACGGTCGAGCAGGCGATCCTCGGCCTCGTCACCAAATCGGCGAACGACGCCGCGACCGCGCTCGGAGAACTCCTCGGCGGGTCGGAATCGAACTTCGCGAAGATGATGACTGCGAAGGCACGCAAGCTCGGCATGAGCTCGACCACCTTCCGCAATGCGTCGGGCCTGCCCGATCCCGGGCAGAAGACCACAGCGCGCGACATGGCGATCCTCGGCATGTCGCTGCGCGAGCACTATCCGAAGCACTATTCCTACTTCTCGACCCGCTCCTTCGCCTTCGGCAAGTCGCGCATGGCCAATCACAACAAGCTGCTCGGCCGCGTGCAGGGCGTCGACGGCATCAAGACGGGCTATACGCGCGCTTCCGGCTTCAACCTCGTCTCCTCGGTCAAGGTCGGCGACCGCAAGATCGTCGCCGTCGTGATGGGCGGTGCGAGCGGACGCAGCCGCGACGCCGAGATGGAGCGTCTCATTGCCGCCTATATGCCCAAGGCGTCGAGCCGCGGCTCCAACCCGCTGATCGCCGCCCGCACCATCGAGCCGCAGGCGCCGATCGTCGCCTCCGTCGCGAGCCCGCTGCACGCCAAGAACGTCCCCGCGCCCGAAGCGCGTCCGGAAGAGGCTGTCGAGACCGCCTATGCGCGGCCTCTGGCGCGCCCGGCCGATCCGATCGCCGACGCGGTGGCCAAGGCCGAGGCACCCACGCCGAAGGTCGAGGTGGACCAGGTGAAGACGGCCTCGGTGACACCGTCCGCCGCGCCGAAGTCCGGCTGGGTGATCCAGGTCGGCTCCGTCGGTTCGGAGGCCGAAGCCCGTGCGCTGCTCAACAAGACGAGCGACAAGGCTGCGCAGCTGCTGGCATCCGCCGAGCCGTTCACGGAGCGGTTCGAAAAGGGCGGCACCACCTATATCCGCGCCCGCTTCGGTGGCTTCAGCAACCAGGCGACGGCCGCCAAGACCTGCGCCGCGCTCAAGAAGCGGTCGATCTCCTGCTACGCCGTGCAGCAGTAG
- the tuf gene encoding elongation factor Tu, giving the protein MAKSKFERTKPHVNVGTIGHVDHGKTSLTAAITKYFGEFKAYDQIDAAPEEKARGITISTAHVEYETANRHYAHVDCPGHADYVKNMITGAAQMDGAILVVSAADGPMPQTREHILLARQVGVPAIVVFLNKVDQVDDAELLELVELEVRELLSKYEFPGDDIPIVKGSALAALEDSDKKIGEDAIRELMAAVDAYIPTPERPIDKPFLMPIEDVFSISGRGTVVTGRVERGIVKVGEELEIVGIRPTAKTTCTGVEMFRKLLDQGQAGDNIGALLRGVDRDGVERGQVLAKPGSVKPHKKFVAEAYILTKEEGGRHTPFFTNYRPQFYFRTTDVTGIVTLPAGTEMVMPGDNITVDVELIVPVAMEEKLRFAIREGGRTVGAGVVASIKE; this is encoded by the coding sequence ATGGCCAAGAGCAAGTTTGAGCGGACGAAGCCGCATGTGAATGTCGGGACGATTGGTCACGTCGACCATGGCAAGACGTCGCTGACGGCTGCGATCACGAAGTATTTCGGCGAGTTCAAGGCGTATGACCAGATCGATGCGGCTCCGGAAGAGAAGGCGCGCGGCATCACGATCTCGACGGCGCATGTCGAATACGAGACGGCGAACCGCCACTATGCCCACGTCGACTGCCCCGGCCACGCCGACTATGTGAAGAACATGATCACGGGTGCGGCGCAGATGGACGGCGCGATCCTGGTTGTGTCGGCCGCCGACGGCCCGATGCCGCAGACCCGCGAGCACATCCTGCTCGCCCGCCAGGTCGGCGTTCCGGCGATCGTTGTGTTCCTGAACAAGGTCGACCAGGTCGACGACGCCGAGCTTCTCGAGCTGGTCGAGCTCGAGGTGCGCGAGCTTCTGTCGAAGTATGAGTTCCCGGGCGACGACATTCCGATCGTCAAGGGTTCGGCGCTGGCGGCACTTGAAGATTCCGACAAGAAGATCGGCGAGGACGCGATCCGCGAGCTGATGGCTGCGGTCGACGCCTACATCCCGACGCCGGAGCGTCCGATTGACAAGCCGTTCCTGATGCCGATCGAAGACGTGTTCTCGATCTCGGGCCGCGGCACGGTTGTGACGGGTCGCGTCGAGCGCGGCATCGTCAAGGTCGGCGAGGAGCTTGAGATCGTCGGCATCCGTCCGACGGCGAAGACGACCTGCACGGGCGTCGAGATGTTCCGCAAGCTGCTCGACCAGGGCCAGGCTGGCGACAACATCGGCGCGCTGCTGCGCGGCGTCGACCGTGACGGCGTCGAGCGCGGCCAGGTTCTGGCCAAGCCGGGCTCGGTGAAGCCGCACAAGAAGTTCGTGGCCGAGGCCTACATCCTGACGAAGGAGGAGGGTGGCCGTCACACGCCGTTCTTCACCAACTACCGTCCGCAGTTCTACTTCCGCACGACGGACGTGACGGGCATCGTGACGCTGCCGGCGGGCACCGAGATGGTGATGCCCGGCGACAACATCACGGTCGACGTCGAGCTGATCGTGCCGGTGGCGATGGAAGAGAAGCTCCGCTTCGCCATCCGCGAAGGCGGCCGCACCGTCGGTGCAGGCGTCGTGGCCTCGATCAAGGAATAA
- the secE gene encoding preprotein translocase subunit SecE: MASKTTNPFVFLQQVRSETSKVTWPSRRETMISTIMVLIFAFIAAIFFFAADQLMALGVELILGLGR; this comes from the coding sequence ATGGCTTCGAAGACCACCAATCCATTCGTGTTCCTTCAGCAGGTCCGGTCGGAGACCTCGAAGGTCACCTGGCCCTCGCGCCGGGAAACCATGATCTCGACCATCATGGTGCTCATTTTCGCATTCATCGCGGCGATCTTCTTCTTCGCCGCGGATCAGCTTATGGCACTGGGGGTCGAACTGATCCTCGGCCTCGGGCGCTAG
- the nusG gene encoding transcription termination/antitermination protein NusG, whose protein sequence is MTARWYIVHAYSNFEKKVAEDIEQKAKQKGLWESFEKILVPTEKVVEVRRGRKVDAERKFFPGYVLVRANLTDAVFSLIKNTPRVTGFLGDSKPVPITDAEAERILHQVQEGVERPKPSITFEIGEQVRVSDGPFASFNGFVQEVDEERARLKVEVSIFGRAVPVDLEFGQVEKA, encoded by the coding sequence ATGACCGCGCGCTGGTACATCGTCCACGCCTATTCGAACTTCGAGAAGAAGGTCGCGGAGGATATCGAGCAGAAGGCCAAGCAGAAGGGCCTCTGGGAATCCTTCGAGAAGATCCTCGTGCCGACCGAGAAGGTCGTCGAGGTGCGGCGTGGCCGCAAGGTGGACGCCGAGCGCAAGTTCTTCCCCGGCTACGTGCTGGTGCGGGCGAACCTGACCGACGCGGTGTTCTCGCTGATCAAGAACACGCCGCGCGTGACCGGCTTCCTCGGCGATTCGAAGCCGGTGCCGATCACCGACGCGGAAGCCGAGCGCATCCTGCACCAGGTGCAGGAGGGCGTGGAGCGTCCGAAGCCGTCGATCACCTTCGAGATCGGCGAGCAGGTGCGCGTCTCCGACGGCCCGTTCGCCTCGTTCAACGGCTTCGTCCAGGAAGTCGACGAGGAGCGGGCGCGGCTCAAGGTGGAAGTTTCGATCTTCGGGCGCGCCGTGCCCGTGGATCTGGAATTCGGCCAGGTCGAGAAGGCCTGA
- the rplK gene encoding 50S ribosomal protein L11 — translation MAKKVAGQLKLQVKAGSATPSPPIGPALGQRGINIMEFCKAFNAQTQDMEKGSPVPVVITYYADKSFTFVMKTAPVSYFLKKAAGLDSGSKEPGKKIAGQVSRAKVREIAEAKMKDLNANDVEMAMRMVEGSARSMGLEVVG, via the coding sequence ATGGCTAAGAAAGTTGCGGGCCAGCTCAAGCTCCAGGTCAAGGCAGGATCGGCCACGCCGTCCCCGCCGATCGGCCCGGCGCTTGGTCAGCGCGGCATCAACATCATGGAGTTCTGCAAGGCGTTCAACGCGCAGACCCAGGACATGGAGAAGGGGTCGCCGGTTCCGGTGGTCATCACCTACTACGCCGACAAGTCCTTCACCTTCGTGATGAAGACGGCTCCGGTGAGCTACTTCCTCAAGAAGGCGGCGGGCCTCGATTCCGGTTCGAAGGAGCCGGGCAAGAAGATCGCCGGCCAGGTGAGCCGCGCCAAGGTGCGCGAGATCGCCGAAGCCAAGATGAAGGACCTGAACGCGAACGACGTGGAAATGGCGATGCGCATGGTCGAAGGTTCCGCCCGTTCGATGGGCCTGGAAGTGGTGGGCTGA